A genomic segment from Pleurodeles waltl isolate 20211129_DDA chromosome 9, aPleWal1.hap1.20221129, whole genome shotgun sequence encodes:
- the LOC138258691 gene encoding forkhead box protein G1-like, protein MENPKEGKTGNRPSFSINTLLQSPGQAQMGAEGSLGACDQPREEEKVPEEPRDGKGDEGQEKHSKPPFSYNALIMMAIRGSPGRRLTLSGIYEYIMENFPYYRDNRPGWQNSIRHNLSLNKCFLKVPRHYDDPGKGNYWVLDPSSDDVFIGGTTGKLRRRTTGSRAKLAFRRGGRAASSGLTLTGSLYWPLGPFLSIHPPPQAYSAPLGCSSSSPTCFSHPTSCAAMLSQAARTLGAPGLERFIPADASCGHHHVTATLTPSLPCGVPSSLNSCSFSMLSGQANYYYCQRGLHQPSLPPLPSPYTKTTFDFPGRPPQQFPTGLSQDCPYLFTPHNETPSFHPGMP, encoded by the coding sequence ATGGAAAACCCTAAGGAGGGCAAAACGGGGAACAGGCCTTCCTTCAGCATCAATACCCTCCTTCAGAGCCCAGGTCAGGCTCAAATGGGAGCGGAGGGATCCCTCGGAGCTTGTGATCAACCCCGAGAAGAGGAAAAAGTCCCTGAGGAGCCTAGAGATGGTAAAGGCGACGAGGGGCAGGAGAAACACTCCAAACCGCCCTTCAGTTACAACGCCCTGATCATGATGGCCATCCGCGGCAGCCCAGGGAGAAGGCTGACCCTCAGCGGAATCTATGAGTACATCATGGAGAACTTCCCATACTACCGTGACAACCGGCCCGGCTGGCAGAACTCCATCCGCCACAACCTCAGCCTCAATAAGTGCTTCCTGAAGGTACCCCGCCACTATGATGACCCAGGCAAGGGCAACTACTGGGTTCTTGACCCCTCCAGCGATGACGTCTTTATCGGAGGCACTACTGGCAAGCTACGGCGGAGGACAACTGGCTCGAGGGCCAAACTGGCCTTCCGGAGAGGGGGCAGAGCAGCCAGCTCTGGGCTAACCCTCACTGGGTCTCTTTACTGGCCTCTAGGACCTTTCCTCtcaatacacccacccccacagGCCTACAGTGCTCCCCTAGGCTGCAGCAGCTCTTCACCAACCTGCTTCAGCCACCCAACCTCCTGTGCGGCCATGTTGTCGCAGGCTGCTCGCACTTTGGGTGCTCCAGGGCTAGAAAGATTCATTCCAGCTGATGCCTCGTGCGGGCACCACCATGTTACCGCCACCTTAACTCCATCATTGCCCTGCGGGGTCCCTAGCTCTCTAAACTCCTGCTCCTTCAGCATGCTGTCTGGCCAGGCCAACTACTACTACTGCCAGAGAGGCCTCCATCAGCCGTCCTTGCCCCCTCTGCCAAGTCCCTACACAAAAACAACCTTTGACTTCCCAGGGAGACCCCCGCAGCAGTTCCCCACAGGACTTTCCCAAGACTGCCCATATTTGTTCACACCTCACAATGAAACACCATCCTTTCATCCAGGAATGCCCTGA